From one Cucurbita pepo subsp. pepo cultivar mu-cu-16 chromosome LG17, ASM280686v2, whole genome shotgun sequence genomic stretch:
- the LOC111778134 gene encoding uncharacterized protein LOC111778134: MRARLVVFPIRGRNWCFSRSVDPAASDSASTQTPSTLKDLWTKISSPSSSKSDALSSSTSSSNAEIVTDFISFKMNKAWTALEKAPDGSFKNKLHGIGLKLLSRVKPSEIFLKSITKDVTSVEIAYPSSLNPRLVRRRLRHIALRGTAIHKKHFYGSVSLLPLASAFTILPLPNIPFFWVLFRTYSHWRALKGSEILLQLVSDRSYSCNSSTDGNKTVNTVQQHPGSTLDLQPSKELDKFLSQMEGSGDITTTIKDICKIFDLNMNNVLKYKDKM; this comes from the exons ATGAGAGCCAGATTGGTGGTGTTTCCAATCAGAGGAAGAAATTGGTGCTTCAGCAGATCCGTCGACCCTGCCGCCTCGGATTCTGCTTCTACTCAGACTCCTTCCACTTTGAAAGATCTCTGGACCAAAATATCCTCGCCTTCTTCCTCCAAATCCGACGCTCTCTCCAGCAGTACCAGTAGTAGCAATGCGGAAATCGTTACCGATTTTATCTCTTTCAAG ATGAATAAAGCTTGGACTGCTCTGGAGAAGGCTCCTGATGGCTCGTTTAAGAATAAACTTCACGG GATCGGATTGAAGCTCTTATCTCGAGTTAAGCCGTCTGAGATATTCTTGAAGTCAATAACTAAAGATGTTACGAGCGTTGAAATAGCATATCCATCCAG TTTGAATCCACGGCTCGTTCGTAGGAGGTTAAGGCATATTGCCCTCAG GGGAACTGCCATCCACAAGAAACACTTCTATGGTTCAGTTTCGTTGCTTCCATTAGCAAGTGCATTCACT ATTTTGCCTCTGCCAAATATTCCattcttttgggttttgtttcGCACATATTCTCATTGGCGAGCCCTAAAG GGAAGTGAAATACTTCTTCAGTTGGTCTCTGATAGATCTTATTCGTGCAACTCATCCACTGATGGTAACAAAACTGTGAACACAGTCCAACAACATCCAGGTTCAACCTTG GATCTGCAGCCATCAAAGGAACTCGACAAATTTCTGAGCCAGATGGAGGGATCTGGTGATATAACTACTACAATTAAAGATATCTGCAAGATCTTTGATTTGAACATGAATAATGTTTTGAAGTACAAGGATAAAATGTGA
- the LOC111778285 gene encoding RING-H2 finger protein ATL60-like, protein MEEHASGISKSFEGSLTMELMGKIMAAAIFILFLVIVFVLILQLYSRWLLSRIDESSSDSAVLRRSDQESAVATLTKGLDAAVLRLIPVVVFSPEDFKEGLECAVCLSELAQGEKARLLPRCNHGFHVDCIDMWFKSNSTCPLCRDPVAPKSSIPTEMNSAEDLESGSSMESPIFPTNILFWGNQMQISSRGVCLEEAQTSSSSSSSSSSSSNIRADGMVVIDIPNEPSSSSSSTSGRSAGEEMKSVVTSRLKTLKRLLSRERRIGNNLTSLNLEQAGRAQS, encoded by the coding sequence ATGGAAGAACATGCATCGGGGATCAGTAAGTCATTCGAGGGCTCTCTTACCATGGAGCTAATGGGGAAGATCATGGCGGCGGCCATTTTCATCCTCTTTTTGGtgattgtgtttgttttgattttacaGCTTTACTCCAGATGGTTATTGTCCCGCATTGATGAATCGTCGTCGGATTCTGCCGTTCTGCGTCGGTCTGATCAGGAGTCTGCTGTAGCTACATTAACGAAAGGGCTGGACGCCGCTGTGCTCCGGTTGATTCCGGTAGTGGTGTTCTCGCCGGAGGATTTCAAAGAGGGGTTGGAATGTGCTGTGTGTTTGTCGGAGTTGGCTCAGGGTGAGAAAGCTCGGTTGCTTCCAAGGTGCAACCATGGCTTCCATGTTGATTGTATTGACATGTGGTTCAAATCCAATTCCACTTGCCCTCTCTGCAGAGATCCAGTGGCTCCCAAATCCTCAATCCCCACGGAGATGAACTCTGCAGAGGATTTGGAATCTGGGTCTTCAATGGAGTCTCCTATTTTTCCTACGAATATTCTGTTTTGGGGGAATCAAATGCAGATAAGTTCAAGAGGGGTTTGTTTGGAAGAAGCTCAaacttcttcttcctcttcctcttcctcttcttcatcatctaacATAAGGGCAGATGGAATGGTGGTTATAGACATTCCAAACGAGCCCTCTTCATCGTCCTCCAGCACCAGCGGCCGTTCCGCCGGTGAAGAGATGAAATCAGTGGTGACATCCAGATTGAAAACGTTGAAAAGGCTTCTGAGCAGAGAGAGAAGAATCGGCAACAATCTCACTTCCCTGAATCTTGAACAAGCAGGGAGAGCGCagagttaa
- the LOC111778954 gene encoding protein STRUBBELIG-RECEPTOR FAMILY 7-like has protein sequence MGENWVIDLRRSYDSCSAQRGRTMGLGSREKTMNWRWMEMVSLIVLCILGLKLTSIEAATDPSDASALRVLYTSLNSPPQLTQWNANGDDPCGQSWKGITCSGTRVTEINLSGLALSGSMGYQLASLTSLTNLDMSNNNIGGNIVYQLPPFLQRLNLAQNSFTEGIPYSISQMTTLRYLNLSHNQLQNPLIDMYGQLTSLSTLDLSFNAMSGELPQSFSSLSSISTMNLQNNQFTGTINVLGNLPLDNLNVENNRFSGWIPEQLKSINLQTNGNSWNSGPAPPPPPGTPPATRRNRNHDSGGNSPSNGGSGEGQKSGISGGAIAGIIISVLVVGAVVAFFIVRKRSRRSSSADIEKLDNQPPQPRQMTPAQEIKSEETSSTFYPTSFDTSAAINLKPPPSDRHKSLDEDDFAKRAVVKKASAAPINVKSYSIADLQLATGSFNFENLLGEGSFGRVYRAEFDDGKILAVKKINSAVLPGDLSEDFTDIVSKVSELHHPNITELVGYCSEHGQHLLVYEFHKNGSLYDFLHHSDEYNQPLIWNSRVKIALGTARALEYLHEVCSPSIVHRNIKSANILLDAELSPHLSDSGLESFVPNADQALDHNASSGYTAPEVTMSGLYTLKSDVYSFGVVMLELLTGRKPFDSSRPRTEQSLVRWATPQLHDINALTKMVDPELQGLYPVKSLSRFADVIALCVQTEPEFRPPMSEVVEALVRLVQRANMSKRTYGNDNAAASPRGGGNMGGEDTP, from the exons ATGGGGGAAAACTGGGTGATTGATTTGAGGCGCTCATATGATTCCTGTTCTGCGCAGAGAGGGAGGACGATGGGTTTAGGGAGTAGAGAGAAGACAATGAATTGGAGGTGGATGGAGATGGTTTCTCTCATCGTTCTTTGCATTCTGGGGTTGAAGCTTACCTCCATTGAAGCTGCCACAGATCCATCAGATG CCTCTGCTTTAAGAGTTTTGTATACCAGCTTGAACTCGCCCCCTCAGTTAACCCAGTGGAATGCTAATGGCGATGATCCATGTGGACAATCATGGAAAGGGATTACTTGCTCTGGCACACGGGTTACAGAAAT aAACTTGTCTGGCCTCGCTCTCAGTGGATCGATGGGATACCAACTTGCAAGTTTGACATCGTTAACCAACCT AGATATGAGCAATAACAATATTGGAGGCAATATAGTCTACCAACTTCCACCATTCCTGCAGAGACT AAATCTTGCTCAAAACAGCTTCACTGAAGGCATCCCTTATTCCATTTCACAGATGACAACTCTTCGATACCT AAATCTCAGTCATAATCAGCTTCAGAATCCATTGATTGATATGTATGGGCAGCTTACTTCCCTATCCACATT GGATCTGTCTTTCAATGCTATGTCAGGCGAACTGCCTCAGAGTTTTAGCTCGCTTTCGAGCATCAGCACTAT GAATTTGCAAAACAATCAGTTCACTGGCACAATTAATGTCCTCGGAAATCTTCCTCTGGATAACCT gAACGTTGAAAACAACCGTTTCTCTGGCTGGATCCCTGAGCAACTGAAAAGCATCAATCTTCA GACAAATGGCAACTCCTGGAACTCAGGTCCTGCACCCCCTCCTCCTCCTGGTACACCTCCGGCAACTAGAAGGAACCGAAATCACGATTCTGGTGGCAATAGTCCATCAAATGGTGGTTCTGGTGAAGGTCAGAAATCAGGAATTAGTGGTGGTGCCATTGCAGGAATTATCATCTCTGTGCTCGTCGTTGGAGCTGTAGTAGCATTCTTCATTGTTAGGAAGAGATCCAGGAGATCATCATCTGCAGACATTGAAAAGCTCGACAATCAACCCCCGCAACCTCGTCAAATGACTCCAGCACAAG AAATAAAGTCCGAAGAAACTTCCTCCACATTTTATCCAACATCATTTGATACTTCTGCTGCAATTAATCTCAAACCCCCTCCTAGTGATCGTCATAAATCACTTGATGAAGACGACTTTGCTAAAAGAGCTGTTGTCAAGAAGGCTAGTGCAGCTCCTATTAATGTAAAGTCATATTCGATAGCAGACCTGCAATTGGCTACTGGTagcttcaattttgaaaatcttCTTGGTGAGGGATCGTTTGGACGTGTTTATCGGGCTGAGTTTGATGATGGGAAG ATTCTTGCCgtgaaaaaaatcaattcgGCTGTACTACCTGGGGATTTATCTGAAGATTTCACCGACATTGTTTCGAAAGTCTCCGAGTTACACCATCCCAATATAACCGAGCTCGTGGGTTATTGCTCTGAGCATGGGCAGCATTTGCTTGTGTATGAGTTCCATAAAAATGGCTCGCTTTATGATTTCTTGCATCATTCAGACGAATACAACCAGCCACTGATATGGAATAGTCGTGTTAAGATTGCTTTGGGAACAGCCCGTGCACTAGA GTATCTTCATGAAGTTTGCTCCCCATCAATTGTTCATAGAAACATCAAGTCAGCTAACATACTGCTGGATGCGGAACTCAGCCCCCACCTCTCTGATTCTGGACTGGAAAGCTTTGTACCAAATGCAGATCAG GCACTGGATCACAATGCAAGTTCAGGATACACTGCCCCCGAGGTCACGATGTCTGGCCTTTATACGCTGAAAAGCGATGTCTACAGCTTTGGAGTAGTCATGTTGGAACTGTTGACTGGGCGCAAACCATTCGACAG TTCAAGACCAAGGACCGAGCAATCCTTGGTTCGATGGGCTACACCCCAGCTTCATGACATTAATGCGTTGACCAAGATGGTGGATCCAGAACTCCAAGGACTATATCCAGTTAAATCTCTCTCCCGATTTGCAGATGTGATTGCACTTTGCGTCCAG ACCGAACCAGAGTTCAGACCTCCAATGTCGGAAGTGGTGGAAGCATTGGTTCGACTTGTCCAGCGAGCTAACATGAGTAAGAGAACATATGGAAATGATAACGCAGCAGCGTCTCCCAGAGGAGGGGGGAACATGGGTGGGGAGGATACACCATAA